One Ricinus communis isolate WT05 ecotype wild-type chromosome 2, ASM1957865v1, whole genome shotgun sequence DNA segment encodes these proteins:
- the LOC8265307 gene encoding uncharacterized protein LOC8265307, with translation MASSEQPLKKRKLYETRPETPPQPEQEQASPPPPQETPAGTCTTAVAPPTTPPPLSQEELLARRRNRDEIKSIYDTYKRLKFYVSQKETRHMPDLEQAYLSLISASRGCSSVQRIVADLIPRYASYCPTALEAATKVVINMHNWSMAVINKGEDSDGVATKTAKACIFGLSDICHTASLEAPTSSVIRGICSAVFQNVLSFFMSSFEGKDIFHIVDKESLKMQDSAEIFSELKQKISEEDRSPTVKLSKFRAISLLWIFFSCPRNLLAACFELFKHVTPEVTNEAQCFLSQVTSRLENNFVSHVSDNGEELLSGNHVAVNSCSVPQNCLLQLVLGNSSSLRSWLFRKYKKQCNMPSFIAASEIRSALEGVFESYTELSKLDDSEMDSDEETSDASKFVNRNYSIGTSHDNGGSRSMDLEMSDPADSSHGRSSLPRDLPNHHMPSPATRTALDSRNNSFDSRTHADKSPVSNMDFGSPALRSISGTTNNSFASPNNHFGAACSSISPPVWFCDGDPAALDIFSASRQLWLGSIGPDSSEAHLKYQLERFGPIEQFYLFPVKGFALVEYRSIIDAIRAREYMRCHFPWQIKFMDAGLGTRGSMNGVAVGSSCHVYVGNISSQWARDEILHESRKVLYKGPYMVTDLCNEGALLMEFETPEEATAVMAHLRQHRREKSSYLPPFSAGSANVALPHLDGGRSMPATVQNDIRMNSSVSMCKIESPHTQTVLESPSDSCRTRMSHLSSLLASLRNKYNFSQNPNYFDNCISGSSSTAPMRDVDRMSSSTLWICIPNVSSPVITDDELMAVCNLAISNVGSIVRLMRANMQMGCGWFLDCSNVDAANAVLTNLRSCPGTFFQIEFSQPGKNYSAPFSIKPDESSMELVSPRIQSENHGSVVQGVHPFGGMDPLQGGVRAVSTTPEQMWMYKKNENELHPAPGNIPSLPVGAQGRPIPPPPQFQPSQFVRPVYLPPKSAWDPRGLNHHVPLNPISPVVMPNNFQSSSFAPPFIPASVTPLAQIQRPPIQHFDQMFSLPVIPPPLSSMPPQPEIPPPPPLPPSVVPPPLASLPPQPEVPPPLPPSPPPAPPLPASPPPPPPVAESTGFVSSGKLMNCRWQGTLCKSGVHYCTIYAYRVDSDICKYSNAIAEPVEWPCKLDMTKRTDFRHVKSTFTSTPPHKREVCQLIPSSASDQKGFQDFISYLKQRECAGVIKIPAVRSIWARLLFILPYSHETCSMLSIAPDASSCLIALVLPKETNFDWVITLLLIFFQNFSTDMSGSNSRSQQQQQEWNSNSSSTTTTNNNNNKNSAKNQKKLIPKYQNPYPIPTLSNSLRQSTSSQSDTAAPSSSSSGVWISNKEGGAPPGNFVNYLPQDEAVAAGLGAEEGGLDPVESQRVVDLLSRELSRLLKLNPRDFWREVASDKSLHEFLDSFLKYKSRWYDFPHRGAKGIVAGVIVGEVELSRRVFMVLYRISSNRDPGARAADSLSSRDHAALLQDKKLLDLPKLLDICAIYGHENEELTRLLVENALQAQPGIHNNLAAVVSHFMGIIHTMYQRCIASLEALFSSGSFRDADSGSLHSDFLEVMDFINDAIVSLDAFVNAYKPAAVFFSCPVEMSHGNEELLITLARLHDTLLPSLQRGFRIILAGGDDGVISNVAVSLKMLSMRITKIGWKLLDICYLSDEVFTDFLPVPAITKMFPAKVEDPVIRADILIQIFREVGGVLLYAQENHNRDAFLQNLDKNYHLMSRLQSLQNAGWIFMDDEQLQYLSGIIMSSSEGTVKEQPIMPLPAPVPSNKVKMDEDAVIKESKISQIKDLFPDFGKGFLTACLEVYNQDPEEVIQRILEGTLHVDLKCLDTSLETMPIPKSTSTISRKDKGKGMLIEAAPVPSMQFHSTNPVLAREQQLESLFVSSSSTVGRFVRKSNNVPEQYTLDARDEKDAARTVALISQYEYEDEYDDSFDDLGLSVAESGLEENETLSDRISSNLGKSSGADTESTAQASSNSKWGSRKKPQFYVKDGKNYSYKVTGSIAVANSNEALLLSQIQADQIYGLGRGGNIPTGAVKQWTEYQEQQHRKESDEPETEGRGTTRNFSGRGRRGGGRATGGRPSESHGEQDNQSVASQMEGRGNAGNPRGRGRRGRGGNNYRKDRAMQKHFSGLSGV, from the exons ATGGCCTCGTCAGAGCAGCCCCTCAAGAAGAGAAAGCTTTACGAGACTCGACCAGAAACACCGCCACAACCGGAACAGGAACAAGCATCGCCGCCACCGCCACAAGAAACCCCAGCCGGGACATGCACTACCGCCGTAGCTCCACCAACAACACCACCACCACTGTCGCAGGAGGAACTTCTCGCTAGAAGGAGAAATAGAGATGAAATTAAGAGCATATATGATACTTACAAGCGCCTTAAGTTTTACGTTTCTCAAAAAGAGACACGTCACATGCCTGACCTTGAACAAGCTTATCTCTCTCTTATTTCCGCTTCAAGAG GTTGTAGCAGTGTACAGCGCATAGTAGCTGATCTCATTCCTCGATATGCATCATACTGTCCAACTGCACTTGAAGCTGCTACTAAAGTTGTTATTAATATGCATAACTGGAGCATGGCAGTGATAAATAAAGGAGAAGATTCTGATGGTGTTGCAACTAAGACTGCTAAAGCCTGTATATTTGGTTTATCTGATATCTGTCACACTGCTTCTTTGGAGGCTCCTACATCATCTGTTATCCGAGGCATCTGCTCTGCAGTTTTTCAGAATGTGCTCTCCTTTTTCATGTCCTCCTTTGAGGGAAAGGATATCTTTCATATTGTTGATAAGGAATCATTGAAGATGCAGGATTCTGCTGAGATATTCTCTGAGCTAAAGCAAAAAATTTCTGAGGAAGACAGATCTCCAACAGTTAAACTTTCAAAGTTTCGTGCGATAAGTCTGCTTTGGATCTTCTTTTCTTGTCCGAGAAATTTGCTTGCAGCATGTTTTGAGCTCTTCAAACATGTCACACCTGAGGTCACTAATGAAGCACAGTGTTTTCTCAGTCAGGTGACAAGCAGGCTCGAGAATAATTTTGTGTCGCATGTGTCAGATAATGGTGAGGAACTATTATCAGGCAACCATGTTGCTGTGAATTCATGTTCTGTTCCTCAGAACTGCCTGTTGCAACTG GTTCTTGGTAACAGTTCATCATTAAGAAGTTGGCTgtttagaaaatataagaagCAATGTAACATGCCATCTTTTATAGCTGCATCAGAAATAAGATCCGCTCTAGAAGGGGTCTTTGAGTCATATACAGAACTTAGTAAACTAGACGACAGCGAAATGGACAGCGATGAGGAAACCTCTGATGCATCAAAGTTTGTCAACCGAAATTACTCGATAG GTACTAGCCATGATAATGGAGGGTCAAGATCCATGGATTTAGAGATGAGTGACCCAGCAGATTCTTCACATGGCAGGTCTTCCCTGCCCAGAGACTTACCCAACCATCATATGCCTTCACCTGCCACAAGAACAGCATTAGACTCCAGGAATAATTCATTTGACAGTAGAACACACGCGGACAAAAGTCCAGTTTCAAACATGGATTTCGGTTCACCTGCCTTGAGGTCCATTAGTGGAACcacaaataattcttttgctTCTCCTAACAATCATTTTGGGGCAGCATGCAGTTCAATCAGTCCACCTGTTTGGTTTTGTGATGGAGACCCTGCCGCATTAGATATTTTCTCTGCCTCTAGACAGCTTTGGTTGGGTTCTATAGGTCCTGATTCATCTGAAGCTCATTTGAAGTATCAACTTGAGAGGTTTGGTCCCATAGAACAGTTTTACTTGTTTCCAGTCAAAGGATTTGCCCTGGTGGAGTACAGGAGCATAATTGATGCCATAAGGGCTCGTGAATATATGCGTTGCCATTTTCCTTGGCAAATAAAGTTCATGGATGCGGGATTAGGAACCAGGGGTTCTATGAATGGTGTTGCAGTTGGTTCTAGTTGTCATGTTTATGTTGGAAATATCTCAAGCCAATGGGCAAGGGATGAGATTCTGCATGAATCAAGGAAGGTGCTTTACAAGGGTCCTTACATGGTCACGGATCTTTGCAATGAAGGAGCATTATTAATGGAGTTTGAGACTCCTGAAGAAGCTACTGCTGTGATGGCACATCTCAGGCAGCATCGAAGAGAAAAAAGTAGTTATCTGCCACCTTTTAGTGCTGGATCAGCTAATGTGGCTTTGCCTCATTTGGATGGTGGAAGATCAATGCCTGCTACAGTTCAGAATGACATTAGAATGAACAGTTCTGTAAGCATGTGCAAGATCGAATCACCTCATACTCAAACTGTGCTTGAGAGCCCTTCTGATAGCTGTCGGACAAGGATGTCTCACTTATCTTCCTTACTTGCATCATTACGTAATAAGTACAACTTTAGCCAGAACccaaattattttgataattgcATATCTGGAAGCAGCAGTACTGCTCCAATGAGGGATGTGGATCGAATGTCATCAAGCACGTTGTGGATTTGTATTCCAAATGTTAGCTCTCCTGTCATCACAGATGATGAGCTAATGGCTGTCTGCAATCTTGCTATTTCAAATGTGGGGTCTATTGTTAGGTTGATGCGAGCAAACATGCAGATGGGGTGTGGTTGGTTTCTTGATTGTAGCAATGTTGATGCTGCAAATGCTGTTCTGACAAATCTTCGTAGTTGTCCTGGAACGTTCTTTCAGATTGAATTCAG TCAACCAGGAAAGAACTACTCTGCACCATTCTCAATAAAGCCTGATGAAAGCTCCATGGAGCTTGTATCGCCCAGAATACAATCAGAGAATCATGGGTCTGTTGTGCAAGGTGTACACCCATTTGGGGGGATGGACCCTTTGCAAGGAG GCGTTCGTGCTGTTTCCACTACTCCTGAACAAATGTGGATGtacaagaaaaatgaaaatgagcTTCATCCTGCGCCTGGGAACATTCCAAGTTTACCTGTAGGAGCTCAAGGAAGACCTATTCCCCCACCACCACAGTTCCAGCCATCTCAATTTGTCCGACCTGTTTACCTTCCTCCAAAAAGTGCGTGGGATCCACGAGGTTTAAATCATCACGTTCCTTTAAATCCAATCTCACCAGTGGTAATGCCTAATAACTTTCAGAGTAGCAGTTTTGCACCTCCTTTTATACCTGCTTCTGTGACTCCACTAGCACAGATTCAGCGACCTCCAATACAGCATTTTGACCAAATGTTTTCCTTACCTGTTATTCCTCCACCCTTATCGTCTATGCCACCTCAGCCTGAAATACCCCCTCCACCTCCACTACCTCCATCTGTTGTGCCACCACCTTTAGCATCTCTACCACCTCAGCCTGAAGTACCCCCTCCATTGCCACCATCCCCACCACCTGCTCCTCCTTTGCCTGCTTCACCTCCTCCACCTCCACCTGTTGCAGAATCAACTGGTTTTGTGAGTTCTGGGAAGTTAATGAATTGTCGATGGCAGGGCACATTATGTAAAAGTGGGGTCCATTACTGCACAATTTATGCATACAGAGTTGATTCTGATATTTGCAAATATTCAAATGCAATTGCTGAACCTGTGGA ATGGCCATGCAAACTAGATATGACAAAACGCACAGATTTTCGGCATGTCAAATCAACATTTACAAGTACTCCGCCACATAAA AGGGAGGTGTGCCAGTTGATCCCGTCTTCTGCGAGTGACCAAAAAGGC TTTCAGGACTTCATTTCATACTTGAAGCAGAGGGAATGTGCTGGAGTAATTAAAATTCCAGCTGTGAGATCCATATGGGCAAGGCTTCTCTTCATACTTCCGTATTCGCATGAAACATGTTCGATGCTTTCTATTGCACCTGATGCATCCAGCTGTCTAATTGCTTTGGTTTTGCCCAAAGAAACCAACTTTGATTGGGTT ATCACTCtccttctcattttctttcagaATTTTAGTACAGACATGTCGGGCAGCAACAGCAGATCACAACAACAGCAACAAGAATGGAACAGCAACAGTAGcagcaccaccaccaccaacaacaacaacaacaaaaattcCGCGAAAAACCAGAAGAAACTCATTCCCAAATATCAAAACCCTTATCCTATCCCCACGCTCTCAAACTCCCTCCGTCAATCAACCTCAAGCCAATCTGACACCGCAGCCCCGTCGTCATCGAGTAGTGGAGTCTGGATTTCAAACAAAGAAGGAGGCGCACCTCCGGGGAATTTTGTAAATTATTTGCCGCAGGATGAAGCAGTGGCGGCTGGTTTGGGTGCGGAGGAAGGCGGATTGGATCCAGTGGAGTCACAGAGAGTTGTTGATCTTTTAAGCAGAGAATTATCTCGGTTGCTCAAGTTAAATCCTAGAGACTTTTGGAGAGAAG TGGCTAGCGACAAATCGTTGCACGAGTTTCTGGATAGCTTCCTGAAGTATAAGAGTAGATGGTATGATTTTCCGCATCGTGGAGCTAAGGGAATTGTTGCTGGAGTCATTGTTGGGGAGGTCGAATTAAGTCGCCGGGTTTTCATGGTGTTGTATCGCAT ATCTTCCAATAGGGATCCAGGTGCTCGGGCTGCTGATTCCCTTAGTTCTAGAGATCATGCAG CTCTTTTGCAGGATAAAAAGTTGCTTGACTTGCCTAAGTTGTTGGATATATGTGCCATATATGGTCATGAAAATGAAGAACTGACCCGATTGCTG GTTGAGAATGCTTTGCAAGCCCAGCCTGGAATCCATAATAATTTAGCTGCTGTGGTATCTCATTTTATGGGTATCATACACACAATGTATCAACGATGCATTGCATCTTTGGAG gctttattttcttctggAAGCTTTAGAGATGCTGATTCTGGTTCACTTCATTCTGATTTCTTAGAG GTGATGGACTTTATAAATGATGCGATTGTTTCGTTGGATGCTTTTGTTAATGCATACAAACCAGCAGCTGTATTCTTTTCCTGCCCGGTAGAAATGAG TCATGGAAATGAGGAATTGCTGATTACCCTTGCAAGATTACATGATACTTTGCTTCCATCTCTACAACGGGGGTTTCGGATCATCTTGGCAGGAGGAGATGATGGAGTGATATCAAATGTTGCTGTTAGTTTGAAGATGTTATCCATGAGAATTACCAAAATTGGTTGGAAGCTATTGGATATTTGCTATTTAAGCGATGAAGTGTTCACAGATTTTCTTCCTGTTCCAGCTATAACAAAGATGTTCCCTGCAAAAGTTGAGGACCCTGTCATAAGAGCAGATATATTGATCCAAATCTTTAGGGAGGTTGGTGGAGTTTTGCTATATGCTCAGGAGAATCATAATAGAGATGCATTTCTTCAGAATCTTGATAAGAATTACCATCTAATGAGCAGACTGCAGAGCTTACAAAATGCTG GATGGATATTCATGGATGATGAACAGCTCCAGTATTTATCTGGGATAATAATGTCTTCTTCGGAAGGTACTGTTAAAGAGCAGCCAATCATGCCATTGCCAGCCCCTGTTCCAAGCAACAAAGTTAAGATGGATGAAGATGCAGTCATCAAGGAGTCCAAAATAAGCCAAATAAAGGACCTGTTTCCTGATTTTGGCAAGGGGTTTCTAACTGCCTGTCTTGAAGTTTATAACCAGGATCCGGAGGAGGTCATTCAGAGGATACTTGAGGGGACCCTACATGTAGATCTAAAGTGCTTGGATACATCACTTGAAACCATGCCAATACCCAAGTCTACTTCAACCATAAGCagaaaggataaaggaaaagGGATGTTAATTGAGGCTGCACCAGTCCCCTCAATGCAATTTCACTCTACAAATCCAGTGTTAGCTAGAGAGCAACAACTTGAGAGTCTGTTTGTTTCATCCTCTTCAACAGTTGGAAGATTTGTTAGGAAGTCCAATAATGTGCCTGAACAGTATACCCTAGATGCCAGAGATGAAAAGGATGCAGCTAGGACAGTGGCCCTGATCTCACAGTATGAGTACGAGGATGAATATGATGACTCCTTTGATGATCTGGGTTTGAGTGTCGCAGAGTCGGGATTGGAGGAGAACGAGACATTAAGCGACAGAATCAGCTCTAATTTGGGGAAATCTTCAGGTGCTGATACTGAGAGCACTGCTCAAGCTTCTTCTAATTCAAAGTGGGGATCCAGGAAAAAGCCACAATTCTATGTAAAGGATGGAAAGAACTACAGTTACAAGGTCACAGGTTCAATCGCAGTTGCAAATTCCAATGAAGCTTTACTACTTAGTCAGATACAGGCGGACCAAATTTATGGTCTTGGACGTGGTGGTAACATTCCCACTGGCGCAGTGAAGCAGTGGACTGAGTATCAGGAACAGCAACATCGAAAGGAATCTGATGAACCTGAGACAGAAGGGAGAGGGACCACCAGGAATTTCAGTGGCAGGGGCAGACGGGGAGGAGGAAGGGCGACTGGAGGAAGGCCAAGTGAATCACATGGAGAGCAAGATAACCAATCAGTTGCTTCTCAGATGGAAGGGAGAGGAAATGCTGGCAATCCCAGGGGGAGGGGAAGGAGGGGAAGGGGTGGTAATAATTACAGAAAGGATAGAGCTATGCAAAAGCACTTTTCTGGATTGTCTGGTGTTTAG
- the LOC8288501 gene encoding transcription factor RSL2, with protein MEQTSGVFPDGEWDFSRMFCTEDQLDLTSEFLGQCSFPVGNHDGGLQLTDLSAFCPNSEANVNLTEVNESLFYFWNTLNPDFHIISQENSSSSNCSSHENCFCSDSNHIPATNDISMSMDFCIMGDKISGSSVSMFPEIGMTQTVCIDEINAPPGANPVPDKELQLKRKFDVRESEVNPSESCTKKKSRARRDVQKSRKDEKPKKNQKFTPNNNEAEDRNAGPEGQSSSSCCSGEDNASQDSNGDSKVSEALNSKGKARAGRGSATDPQSLYARKRRERINERLRILQNLVPNGTKVDISTMLEEAVQYVKFLQLQIKLLSSDDLWMYAPIAYNGMDIGLNQKICMLL; from the exons ATGGAGCAGACTTCTGGAGTCTTTCCTGATGGAGAATGGGACTTTAGCAGAATGTTCTGCACAGAAGATCAGCTTGATCTCACATCAGAGTTCCTGGGCCAGTGTTCATTTCCTGTCGGGAACCATGATGGAGGATTGCAGCTTACTGACCTGTCAGCTTTTTGTCCAAATTCTGAAGCCAACGTGAACTTGACCGAGGTTAATGAGAGtctgttttatttttggaatACTCTCAACCCtgattttcatattatttctCAGGAAAATAGTAGTAGCAGTAACTGTAGCAGCCATGAGAACTGCTTCTGTAGTGATTCTAACCATATTCCGGCAACAAATGACATTTCTATGTCCATGGATTTTTGCATCATGGGTGATAAAATTTCAGGATCATCTGTCTCGATGTTTCCTGAAATTGGAATGACTCAAACTGTCTGTATTGATGAAATCAATGCTCCGCCAGGAGCTAATCCTGTTCCTGACAAGGAATTGCAGCTCAAAAGAAAGTTTGACGTTCGAGAATCCGAAGTCAATCCATCCGAGAGCTGCACGAAGAAAAAATCTCGTGCTAGAAGAGAT GTGCAAAAGAGTAGAAAAGATGAAAAGCCAAAGAAAAATCAGAAGTTCACTCCAAATAACAACGAGGCAGAAGATAGAAATGCTGGACCAGAAGGACAAAGCTCTAGCAGTTGCTGTTCAGGAGAGGACAATGCCTCTCAGGATTCTAACGGAGATTCTAAAGTTTCTGAAGCTCTCAATTCCAAGGGCAAGGCAAGAGCTGGTCGAGGATCCGCCACGGATCCTCAGAGTCTTTACGCAAGG AAAAGACGGGAGAGGATAAATGAGCGGTTGAGAATCTTACAGAACCTAGTTCCTAATGGAACAAAGGTCGATATCAGTACAATGCTAGAGGAGGCAGTACAATATGTTAAGTTTCTGCAGCTTCAGATCAAG CTTTTAAGCTCTGATGATCTGTGGATGTACGCCCCTATCGCTTACAATGGAATGGACATTGGCCTCAACCAGAAGATCTGTATGCTTCTATGA
- the LOC8265306 gene encoding interferon-related developmental regulator 1 translates to MGKRNAQRKNIAMLDTDDDDNSSVSSSSTMKSDRASVLGTEEVQVDKDSLLDQALDALYEKRGATREKALASIIEAFNSNLQHQFLEKKFATLLHQCLNCIKKGSSKEIALASHAIGLLALTVGCGDNAREILEDSVTPISQALKSGSESTKTASLLECLAVVTFVGGNEPTETERSMQIMWQLVRPKLGSNVAAAKPSAPVIAAVVSAWAFLLTTMDGWKIDPKDWQESISYLSGLLDKDDRSVRIAAGEALALIFEIGSLEKFAGENKDSDDLPVQGVNKSREVMVHIQGLKSKVLNQVRNLSAEAGGKGSTKKDLNTQRNLFKDVLEFLEYGYCPETSMKIGGDSLQTSTWSQWIQLNFLKHFLGGGFIKHMQDNELLHDVFGFVPKKKLLQGVEHQMSSCEKRMFRSPNSVLNKARTQFLNKQRMLSKDRNVGHFAVNSGDEEA, encoded by the exons ATGGGAAAGC GAAATGCACAGCGTAAAAACATAGCGATGTTGGATACGGATGACGATGATAATAGTAGTGTTAGTTCGTCGTCAACTATGAAATCGGATCGCGCTTCGGTTTTAGGAACCGAAGAGGTTCAGGTTGATAAAGATAGTTTACTAGACCAAGCTCTAGATGCTTTATACGAGAAGAG GGGTGCCACAAGAGAAAAAGCTTTGGCATCAATTATTGAGGCTTTTAATAGCAATTTGCAGCATCAGTTCCTTGAAAAGAA ATTTGCTACTTTATTACATCAGTGTCTGAATTGTATCAAAAAAGGATCTAGCAAAGAGATAGCTCTAGCATCTCATGCTATTG GATTGTTGGCTTTAACAGTTGGCTGTGGGGATAATGCACGAGAAATATTGGAAGACTCAGTTACTCCTATTTCTCAAGCCCTTAAATCTGGGTCTGAATCTACAAAGACAGCATCG CTATTGGAGTGCTTGGCTGTTGTCACCTTTGTTGGTGGGAATGAGCCAACAGAGACAGAACGCTCAATGCAAATCATGTGGCAGTTGGTTCGCCCTAAATTGGGTTCTAAT GTAGCTGCTGCTAAACCTTCTGCTCCTGTAATAGCAGCAGTAGTATCTGCTTGGGCATTTCTTCTGACAACCATGGATGGCTGGAAAATTGACCCCAAAGATTGGCAAGA GTCCATCTCTTATCTTTCTGGTCTGCTGGATAAGGATGATCGATCTGTACGCATTGCTGCTGGTGAAGCGCTAGCCTTAATTTTTGAGATAGGAAGCCTGGAAAAGTTTGCTGGTGAAAATAAAGATTCTGATGATCTCCCAGTCCAGGGGGTGAACAAGTCTAGAGAAGTAATGGTGCATATACAAGGATTAAAATCAAAAGTCCTGAATCAGGTGAGAAACCTTTCTGCAGAGGCAGGTGGGAAGGGATCCACCAAGAAAGATCTTAATACCCAGCGAAACTTATTTAAGGATGTCTTGGAGTTTCTTGAG TATGGTTATTGCCCTGAAACCTCAATGAAGATAGGAGGAGATTCACTGCAGACTTCAACATGGTCTCAGTGGATACAG TTGAACTTCTTAAAGCACTTCCTTGGAGGTGGGTTTATCAAGCATATGCAG GATAATGAACTACTTCATGATGTCTTTGGTTTCGTGCCGAAGAAAAAATTGCTTCAAGGGGTTGAACATCAAATGTCTAGTTGCGAAAAG AGGATGTTCCGGTCCCCCAATTCAGTCCTTAACAAAGCCAGGACTCAGTTTCTGAACAAACAGCGGATGTTATCTAAG GATAGAAATGTTGGGCATTTTGCAGTCAATAGCGGAGATGAAGAGGCCTGA